A genomic window from Aurantimicrobium photophilum includes:
- a CDS encoding AzlD domain-containing protein, with the protein MTLWLTVIIASVLSFAVKYTGYLIPQSMLEKPKFTRVTNLLTVAMLAALVAVQTLGSGQAIALDARIPAVILAAILFSFRVPFIVVVAVAGIVAVVLRNLGWMA; encoded by the coding sequence ATGACTCTCTGGTTAACCGTGATCATCGCCTCGGTACTCTCGTTCGCCGTGAAATACACCGGCTATCTCATTCCACAAAGCATGCTGGAAAAGCCTAAGTTCACCCGTGTGACCAACCTGTTAACGGTTGCCATGCTTGCGGCACTTGTTGCTGTTCAGACGCTCGGATCTGGTCAAGCGATCGCGTTAGACGCCCGCATACCTGCGGTCATCCTGGCAGCCATCCTGTTCTCGTTCCGCGTGCCCTTTATCGTGGTGGTCGCGGTTGCCGGAATCGTGGCAGTGGTGCTGAGAAACCTCGGCTGGATGGCCTAG
- the def gene encoding peptide deformylase, whose amino-acid sequence MTVRPIVISGEPVLHEPAAPVTTFDDELRTLVQDMFDTMDEAPGVGLAAPQVGVGLQVFVYDYPEDDGTPRRGVAINPTLLISPVEIRDTTDADDEGCLSFPGERFPLVRAEKALLRAVDLEGKPFEIECDGWFARIFQHEYDHLLGYLYTDRLDYEFNKQASKIERKRGWGKPGKSWMPGIDNLED is encoded by the coding sequence ATGACCGTGCGCCCCATTGTTATCTCAGGTGAACCCGTCCTCCACGAACCCGCTGCGCCGGTGACCACGTTTGATGACGAGCTTCGGACCCTGGTTCAAGACATGTTCGACACCATGGATGAAGCTCCTGGTGTGGGATTGGCCGCTCCTCAGGTGGGCGTTGGCCTCCAGGTTTTTGTCTATGACTACCCCGAAGACGATGGGACACCACGACGTGGTGTGGCCATCAATCCCACACTCTTGATTTCTCCGGTAGAAATTCGCGACACCACCGACGCCGATGACGAGGGTTGCCTCTCCTTTCCCGGGGAGCGTTTCCCACTCGTGCGAGCCGAGAAAGCTTTGCTGCGCGCAGTAGATCTCGAAGGAAAACCTTTTGAGATCGAATGCGACGGTTGGTTCGCCCGCATCTTCCAGCACGAATACGACCATCTGCTCGGCTACCTCTACACCGACCGCCTGGACTACGAATTCAACAAGCAGGCGTCCAAGATTGAACGCAAGCGCGGCTGGGGTAAGCCCGGTAAGTCCTGGATGCCCGGCATTGACAACCTCGAGGACTAG
- a CDS encoding AzlC family ABC transporter permease, translating to MALSAADKRALRTGISVGIAVAAYGVSFGALSVAAGLDVWQTCFLSLVLFSGGSQFAVIGIIASGGAAAGIPAIASSTFLALRNGIYSMRVAPIVGDGPWWRRLVAAQLTIDESTAVAIAQDEKSAQKVGFWTTGIAIYIGWNLATFAGALLGNLVGDVNQFGLDAVAAAAFVGLLWPRLKQLQAAAVAMVAAVLATLLIPFTPPGVPVLAAAVVALVFGLTNWLHREPAAQVQPDDASEPLDTPGFHPGHEGATS from the coding sequence GTGGCTTTATCTGCTGCTGATAAGCGCGCCCTGCGAACCGGTATCTCTGTCGGCATTGCCGTGGCCGCCTACGGTGTATCTTTTGGTGCACTGAGTGTTGCTGCCGGTCTCGACGTATGGCAGACGTGTTTCTTGTCTTTGGTGCTGTTCTCTGGCGGGTCACAGTTTGCCGTCATTGGCATCATTGCCTCGGGTGGTGCTGCAGCGGGAATTCCTGCAATCGCTTCCAGTACCTTCTTGGCATTGCGTAACGGCATCTATTCCATGCGTGTGGCACCGATTGTGGGGGATGGGCCTTGGTGGCGACGCCTCGTTGCGGCTCAGCTCACCATTGATGAATCCACTGCAGTTGCTATTGCTCAAGATGAGAAAAGTGCGCAGAAGGTTGGTTTCTGGACCACCGGTATCGCGATCTACATCGGCTGGAACCTCGCCACTTTTGCCGGAGCATTGCTGGGCAATCTTGTCGGTGACGTTAATCAATTTGGTTTAGATGCCGTCGCGGCAGCTGCCTTTGTGGGATTGTTGTGGCCACGCCTCAAGCAGTTACAAGCTGCTGCGGTTGCCATGGTCGCAGCCGTGCTGGCAACGCTGTTGATTCCCTTCACGCCACCGGGCGTTCCTGTTCTGGCAGCAGCTGTTGTTGCGCTGGTATTTGGTTTGACCAACTGGCTACACCGCGAACCCGCAGCGCAGGTTCAACCAGATGATGCTTCCGAGCCGTTGGATACTCCTGGATTCCATCCAGGGCATGAGGGGGCAACATCATGA
- a CDS encoding D-isomer specific 2-hydroxyacid dehydrogenase family protein, producing MKIRQKDCVCEVPQHVAVLGDETTSAAAPRVESGPIAVLPENHDDNTIGGSQVFRDAVIEAGGDLQPLGPDTRGLVWLSYTKSSELGEVLAANPHLTWVQLPWAGVDAYAQVLSELSRPGLVFTSAKGSYAQPVAEHAFGMIFALLRLFPRRIRATSWDAEPKGISLFNKNVVIIGAGGIARELIRQLEPFNTHITVVRRSAGQVPGAASTVTTNRLHKVLPTADVVVVAAALTGETTHLIGAEELALMKPTAVLVNIARGPLVDPDALVEALNAEKIYGAAMDVTQPEPLPDGHPLWTAKNVLITPHMADTPDMTAPLLAERISRNVAAFIAGEQFTGVVDTEAGY from the coding sequence ATGAAGATTCGTCAGAAAGACTGCGTGTGTGAGGTTCCTCAACACGTTGCTGTCTTGGGTGATGAAACAACATCGGCTGCTGCACCTCGGGTTGAATCTGGCCCTATTGCAGTCCTGCCTGAAAACCATGACGACAACACCATTGGTGGAAGTCAGGTTTTCCGTGATGCCGTCATTGAGGCTGGGGGAGACCTTCAGCCTTTGGGTCCGGATACTCGAGGGTTGGTTTGGCTTTCCTATACAAAGTCTTCTGAACTTGGTGAGGTGCTCGCAGCGAACCCTCATCTGACCTGGGTGCAATTGCCTTGGGCTGGCGTTGATGCCTATGCGCAAGTGCTCAGTGAACTCTCACGCCCTGGTTTAGTTTTCACCAGCGCCAAAGGTTCCTACGCCCAGCCCGTGGCAGAGCATGCCTTTGGCATGATCTTTGCGCTGTTGAGACTCTTCCCTCGCCGTATTCGTGCCACCAGTTGGGATGCTGAACCCAAGGGCATATCTCTCTTCAACAAGAACGTCGTCATCATTGGTGCTGGCGGTATTGCGAGGGAACTCATTCGCCAACTAGAACCTTTCAACACCCACATCACGGTCGTGCGACGCTCGGCAGGCCAGGTTCCTGGCGCTGCCAGTACAGTCACAACCAACCGCTTGCACAAGGTCCTGCCCACCGCCGATGTGGTTGTCGTTGCTGCCGCGCTCACAGGGGAGACCACGCACCTCATTGGTGCAGAAGAACTTGCCTTGATGAAACCCACTGCAGTGTTAGTCAACATTGCTCGAGGTCCACTGGTGGATCCTGATGCTCTTGTTGAGGCATTGAACGCAGAAAAGATTTATGGCGCAGCCATGGATGTGACACAACCAGAGCCTTTGCCCGATGGTCACCCGTTGTGGACGGCAAAGAATGTGTTGATCACGCCACACATGGCAGATACGCCAGATATGACCGCACCTTTGCTGGCAGAACGCATCTCTCGCAACGTTGCGGCGTTCATTGCCGGGGAGCAGTTCACCGGTGTTGTGGACACCGAAGCCGGCTACTAG